The Xanthomonas fragariae genome has a segment encoding these proteins:
- a CDS encoding PspC domain-containing protein translates to MSTTTLSRSLNDRMIAGVVGGIARRLGWSSTLLRVLFVIVSIASAAFPGILVYLVLWLLLPNQAD, encoded by the coding sequence GTGTCCACCACCACACTGTCCCGTTCCCTTAACGATCGCATGATCGCTGGCGTCGTCGGTGGTATCGCACGCCGTCTCGGCTGGAGTTCCACGCTGCTGCGCGTGTTGTTCGTCATCGTCTCGATCGCCTCGGCCGCGTTCCCGGGCATTCTGGTCTATCTGGTTCTGTGGCTGCTGCTCCCCAATCAGGCCGACTGA
- a CDS encoding class III poly(R)-hydroxyalkanoic acid synthase subunit PhaC, protein MKGPLGFSAEDLMQETLSMQRKLREGLKLLPDVEDVDYGATEREEVWRDGKVLLYRFVGEQAPVAKTPLLIVYALVNRPYMVDLQADRSLVKGLLSHGQDVYVLDWGYPDRSERYLTLEDYLLRYIDGAVDHLRAQSGLDAVDLLGICQGGTFSLCYAALQRSKVRNLITMVTPVDFHTPDNMLSNWARMVDVDLFVDTMGNVPADLMNVIYLMLKPFRLNLQKYVSLLDILDDKQALEDFLRMEKWIFDSPDLAGEAFREFVTLFYQRNGLVTGQVSIGGQAVDLKAIDMPVLNIYAEHDHLVPPDASRALRSLVGSDDYSELSFRGGHIGIYVSGRAQREVPVAIHRWLQERGGTT, encoded by the coding sequence ATGAAAGGCCCGTTGGGATTCAGCGCCGAAGACCTGATGCAGGAAACCCTGTCGATGCAGCGCAAGCTGCGCGAGGGGCTCAAGCTGCTGCCTGACGTTGAGGATGTGGATTACGGCGCCACCGAGCGCGAAGAAGTCTGGCGCGATGGCAAGGTGTTGCTGTATCGCTTTGTCGGCGAGCAAGCGCCAGTGGCGAAGACGCCGTTGTTGATCGTCTACGCGCTGGTCAATCGCCCGTACATGGTCGACCTGCAGGCCGATCGCTCGCTGGTCAAGGGCCTGCTCAGTCACGGTCAGGACGTTTACGTGCTGGATTGGGGCTATCCAGATCGCTCTGAGCGTTACCTCACCCTCGAAGATTATCTGCTGCGCTATATCGATGGCGCGGTAGATCACTTACGCGCGCAGTCGGGGCTGGATGCGGTCGATCTGCTCGGCATCTGCCAGGGCGGCACGTTCTCGTTGTGCTACGCCGCGTTGCAGCGGTCCAAGGTGCGCAACCTGATCACCATGGTCACGCCGGTGGATTTCCACACTCCCGACAACATGCTGTCCAATTGGGCGCGCATGGTCGATGTGGATCTGTTCGTCGATACGATGGGCAATGTGCCGGCGGATCTGATGAACGTCATTTACCTGATGCTCAAGCCGTTCCGGCTCAATCTGCAAAAGTACGTGAGCCTGCTCGACATCCTCGACGACAAGCAGGCGCTGGAAGATTTCCTGCGTATGGAAAAGTGGATCTTCGATTCGCCCGATCTGGCTGGCGAGGCCTTCCGCGAGTTCGTCACGTTGTTCTATCAGCGCAATGGGCTGGTCACCGGCCAAGTGAGCATCGGCGGGCAGGCGGTGGATCTGAAGGCAATCGACATGCCGGTGTTGAATATCTATGCCGAACACGATCATCTGGTGCCGCCGGATGCCTCGCGCGCGCTGCGTAGTCTGGTCGGCAGCGACGATTACAGCGAGCTGAGTTTTCGCGGCGGGCATATCGGCATCTACGTTTCCGGACGTGCCCAGCGCGAAGTGCCGGTGGCTATCCATCGCTGGTTACAGGAGCGTGGCGGCACCACCTGA
- the phaE gene encoding class III poly(R)-hydroxyalkanoic acid synthase subunit PhaE, which yields MMAGSGSDNGNFEDKARQYWSAWEDAMRHGQAAGSAARPPPAPDSDVPQDWRKAVDWWSQLLTTQAAPQAQEAIDRFLNQAGAWFGTMQEVAAQFAGRDTSANEVSDAWRKAVQGQGGQLMQWTLGSLRGGSQVGFDPWLQEAAQTWEKWRQENASWLDMPAFGLNRNHQARLQKLARAQQDYQEQSQAYGEQLKAAIEQAFTRFASKLSEHESSGSQLTSARALFDLWIEAAEESYADVALSDQFRQVYGGFANAHMRMRAALQEQVEELSERFGMPTRSEMDAAHRRIAELERLVQRMLRTAASPASKPAAASTADPVAPATAKRAAASKASAAPKPTTATSAVKKTAAKKTAAKAAKKSPAKKTTDSKTVSKPSTGKPAGKPITRKPRGAQA from the coding sequence ATGATGGCAGGTAGCGGTTCGGACAACGGCAACTTCGAGGACAAGGCGCGCCAGTATTGGAGTGCCTGGGAAGATGCCATGCGCCACGGTCAGGCCGCCGGCTCCGCTGCGCGGCCGCCACCGGCTCCCGATAGCGACGTACCGCAAGACTGGCGCAAGGCGGTGGACTGGTGGTCTCAGTTGTTGACCACGCAGGCAGCACCGCAGGCGCAGGAAGCGATCGACCGCTTCCTCAATCAGGCCGGCGCTTGGTTCGGCACCATGCAAGAGGTGGCCGCGCAATTTGCCGGGCGGGACACCTCTGCCAACGAAGTCTCCGATGCGTGGCGGAAGGCCGTGCAAGGGCAGGGCGGGCAATTGATGCAATGGACGCTCGGTTCGTTGCGCGGTGGCAGCCAGGTCGGCTTCGACCCGTGGCTGCAGGAAGCGGCGCAGACTTGGGAAAAATGGCGGCAGGAAAATGCGTCGTGGTTGGACATGCCGGCGTTCGGATTGAACCGTAATCATCAGGCCCGCCTGCAGAAACTGGCACGCGCGCAGCAAGACTATCAGGAGCAGTCGCAGGCCTATGGCGAGCAACTCAAGGCCGCCATCGAGCAGGCGTTCACGCGCTTTGCGTCCAAGCTGAGCGAGCACGAGAGCAGCGGTAGCCAGCTGACCAGCGCGCGCGCCTTGTTCGATCTGTGGATCGAAGCGGCTGAAGAATCCTATGCCGACGTTGCGTTGTCGGACCAGTTTCGTCAAGTGTACGGCGGCTTCGCCAACGCGCACATGCGCATGCGCGCTGCGCTGCAAGAGCAAGTCGAAGAACTCAGCGAACGCTTCGGAATGCCGACCCGTTCGGAAATGGATGCTGCCCATCGCCGTATTGCCGAGCTGGAGCGTTTGGTGCAGCGCATGCTGCGTACGGCGGCAAGCCCCGCAAGCAAACCTGCGGCAGCGTCGACTGCCGATCCGGTCGCGCCGGCCACGGCCAAGCGTGCGGCCGCATCCAAGGCGAGTGCTGCGCCCAAGCCAACAACTGCAACCAGCGCCGTCAAAAAAACCGCAGCGAAAAAGACTGCAGCTAAAGCAGCTAAAAAGTCTCCAGCTAAAAAGACCACCGATTCAAAGACCGTATCCAAGCCATCCACTGGCAAGCCCGCCGGCAAGCCGATTACACGCAAGCCACGTGGAGCGCAGGCATGA
- a CDS encoding NUDIX hydrolase produces the protein MPYTPIVATLGYLLSPDGTQVLMIHRTARPGDQHLGKYNGLGGKVEPDEDVLAGMRREIREEAGVECGEMQLRGTISWPGFGKHGEDWLCFVFLIGSFEGTPQTSNPEGTLKWVAIDQMDQVPMWEGDRNFLPLVFDGDPRPFHGVMPYRDGRMQSWTYSRI, from the coding sequence ATGCCCTATACCCCCATTGTCGCCACGCTTGGCTACCTGTTATCGCCGGACGGCACGCAGGTGTTGATGATCCATCGCACTGCCCGTCCCGGCGATCAACACCTGGGCAAGTACAACGGGCTCGGCGGCAAGGTGGAACCGGACGAAGACGTGCTGGCCGGCATGCGCCGCGAGATTCGCGAAGAAGCTGGCGTGGAGTGCGGTGAAATGCAATTGCGCGGCACCATCAGCTGGCCGGGCTTCGGCAAGCACGGTGAGGACTGGCTGTGCTTTGTGTTCCTGATCGGAAGCTTCGAAGGCACGCCGCAGACCTCGAACCCGGAGGGCACACTGAAATGGGTGGCAATCGACCAGATGGACCAAGTGCCGATGTGGGAAGGCGACCGGAACTTCCTACCGTTGGTGTTCGACGGCGACCCGCGTCCGTTCCATGGCGTCATGCCGTATCGCGACGGGCGCATGCAGTCGTGGACGTATTCGCGGATCTAA
- a CDS encoding DUF1249 domain-containing protein — MAQALSKLERIPKLSRFGWLMGLYAENFQHLTRLFAPADLAPGSYASSIGDGLNLRLDVIECHRYTVELRLTYDLCDPVTGEPDPSAYVRLYRDARQAETTHCYVGRRWQDVMGMFPPPAELISHRMRMNTFLGKWLEYLAERGHGVATLRLDTDYVARPRSSLQAAVD; from the coding sequence ATGGCGCAAGCACTGAGCAAACTCGAACGCATTCCCAAGCTGAGCCGGTTCGGCTGGCTGATGGGCTTGTATGCAGAAAACTTCCAGCATCTGACCCGGCTGTTCGCACCGGCCGATCTCGCACCTGGTTCCTACGCCTCCTCGATCGGCGATGGCTTGAATCTGCGGCTGGACGTGATCGAGTGCCACCGCTACACGGTGGAACTGCGACTGACCTACGATCTGTGCGACCCGGTGACCGGCGAACCGGATCCGTCGGCCTATGTGCGCTTGTACCGCGACGCACGCCAGGCCGAAACCACGCATTGCTATGTCGGCCGCCGCTGGCAGGACGTTATGGGCATGTTCCCGCCGCCAGCCGAGCTGATCAGCCATCGTATGCGCATGAATACGTTCCTGGGCAAGTGGTTGGAGTACCTGGCCGAGCGTGGCCATGGCGTTGCTACCTTGCGTCTGGATACCGATTACGTCGCGCGGCCGCGTTCCAGCTTGCAGGCCGCCGTCGACTGA
- the ppsR gene encoding posphoenolpyruvate synthetase regulatory kinase/phosphorylase PpsR encodes MSTIRPVFYVSDGTGITAETIGHSLLTQFSGFNFVTDRMSFIDDAEKARAAAMRVRAAGERYQVRPVVVNSCVDPQLSMILAESGALMLDVFAPFIEPLERELNAPRHSRVGRAHGLVDFETYHRRINAMNFALSHDDGIALNYDEADVILVAVSRAGKTPTCIYLALHYGIRAANYPLTEEDLENENLPLRLRNYRSKLFGLTIDPERLQQIRQERRANSRYSAAETCRREVAIAERMFQMERIPSLSTTNTSIEEISSKVLSTLGLQREMF; translated from the coding sequence ATGTCAACGATTCGGCCGGTGTTTTACGTGTCCGATGGAACCGGTATCACCGCTGAAACGATTGGGCATAGCCTGCTCACACAGTTCAGCGGATTCAATTTCGTGACCGACCGCATGTCGTTCATCGACGATGCAGAAAAAGCGCGCGCCGCCGCGATGCGTGTGCGCGCTGCGGGCGAGCGGTACCAAGTGCGCCCGGTGGTGGTCAATTCCTGCGTCGATCCACAACTGAGCATGATCCTGGCCGAGAGCGGCGCGCTGATGCTGGATGTGTTCGCGCCCTTCATAGAGCCGCTGGAACGCGAACTCAACGCACCGCGACATTCGCGTGTGGGGCGTGCGCATGGCCTGGTGGATTTCGAGACTTACCACCGCCGTATCAATGCGATGAACTTCGCGTTGAGCCACGACGATGGCATCGCACTCAACTACGACGAGGCGGATGTCATTCTGGTTGCGGTGTCGCGCGCAGGCAAGACGCCGACCTGCATCTATCTGGCCTTGCATTACGGCATTCGCGCCGCAAATTACCCGTTGACCGAAGAAGACCTGGAAAACGAGAATCTGCCGCTGCGGTTGCGCAACTACCGCAGCAAGTTGTTCGGCCTGACCATCGACCCGGAGCGCCTGCAACAAATTCGACAGGAGCGACGCGCGAACTCGCGTTACAGCGCGGCAGAGACCTGTCGGCGCGAAGTGGCGATCGCCGAGCGAATGTTCCAGATGGAGCGCATTCCGTCGCTTAGCACCACCAATACCTCGATCGAGGAAATCTCCAGTAAGGTGTTGTCCACGTTGGGGCTGCAGCGCGAGATGTTCTGA
- the ppsA gene encoding phosphoenolpyruvate synthase has protein sequence MNENILWLHELRLVDLARVGGKNSSLGEMIGNLAGLGVSVPGGYATTAEAFKDFIAHNNLSKRIFDKLATLDVEDVNALTVAGKEIRGWVIDAPLQPQLDRDIRTAYEHLCAENGGGEVAVAVRSSATAEDLPDASFAGQQETFLNVTGADDVVHKVKEVFASLYNDRAIAYRVHHGFKHEDVFLSAGVQLMVRSGVGAAGVLFTLDTESGFRDVVFVTSSFGLGEMVVQGAVNPDEFYVYKPTLTAGKPAILRRSLGSKAIRMVYSDVPGERVRIEDTPVELRSTFSISDEDVQELSRQALVIEKHYGRPMDIEWAKDGVSGKLFIVQARPETVKSRSHATQIERFSLEAKGAKILVEGRAVGAKIGSGVARVVRSLEDMNRVQAGDVLIADMTDPDWEPVMKRASAIVTNRGGRTCHAAIIARELGVPAVVGSGNATDVLSDGQEVTVSCAEGDTGFIYDGLLPFERITTDLGNMPPAPLKIMMNVANPERAFDFGQLPNAGIGLARLEMIIAAHIGIHPNALLEYDKQDADVRKKIDTKIAGYGDPVSFYVNRLAEGIATLTASVAPNTVIVRLSDFKSNEYANLIGGSRYEPHEENPMIGFRGASRYVDPSFTKAFSLECKAVLKVRNEMGLDNLWVMIPFVRTLEEGRKVIEVLEQNGLKRGENGLKIIMMCELPSNALLADEFLEIFDGFSIGSNDLTQLTLGLDRDSSIVAHLFDERNPAVKKLLSMAIKSARAKGKYVGICGQGPSDHPELAEWLMQEGIESVSLNPDTVVDTWLRLAKLKSES, from the coding sequence TTGAACGAGAATATCCTGTGGTTGCATGAGCTACGCCTGGTCGATCTGGCCCGCGTAGGCGGTAAAAATTCCTCGCTTGGCGAGATGATTGGCAACTTGGCCGGGTTGGGCGTTTCGGTTCCCGGTGGATATGCGACCACTGCGGAAGCTTTCAAGGACTTCATCGCGCACAACAATCTGTCCAAGCGCATCTTCGACAAGCTCGCAACACTGGACGTCGAAGACGTCAACGCTCTCACCGTCGCCGGCAAGGAGATCCGCGGCTGGGTGATCGATGCACCGCTGCAACCCCAATTGGACCGGGACATCCGCACTGCATACGAACATCTATGTGCGGAAAACGGTGGCGGCGAAGTGGCGGTAGCAGTACGATCGTCGGCAACCGCTGAAGATCTGCCGGACGCCTCGTTCGCAGGTCAGCAGGAAACCTTCCTCAATGTGACCGGCGCCGACGATGTCGTGCACAAGGTCAAGGAGGTGTTCGCCAGCCTCTATAACGATCGCGCGATTGCGTATCGCGTGCATCACGGTTTCAAGCACGAAGACGTGTTCCTGTCGGCCGGCGTGCAGTTGATGGTGCGCTCGGGGGTTGGTGCCGCCGGCGTGCTGTTTACGCTGGACACCGAGTCGGGCTTTCGTGATGTGGTGTTCGTTACCTCGAGCTTCGGTCTGGGCGAAATGGTCGTGCAGGGCGCGGTCAACCCGGACGAGTTCTATGTCTACAAGCCCACGCTCACTGCAGGCAAGCCGGCAATCCTGCGCCGCTCGCTCGGCAGCAAAGCGATCCGCATGGTGTACTCGGATGTGCCAGGCGAGCGCGTGCGCATCGAAGACACACCGGTCGAACTGCGCAGCACCTTCTCGATCAGCGACGAAGACGTGCAGGAGCTTTCCAGGCAGGCGCTGGTGATCGAAAAGCATTACGGTCGCCCAATGGACATCGAGTGGGCGAAGGACGGTGTCAGCGGCAAGCTGTTCATCGTGCAGGCGCGCCCTGAAACGGTGAAGTCGCGCAGCCACGCTACCCAGATCGAGCGTTTTTCGCTGGAAGCCAAGGGCGCCAAAATCCTGGTCGAAGGACGCGCGGTGGGTGCCAAGATCGGCAGCGGCGTGGCGCGCGTGGTGCGCTCGCTGGAGGACATGAACCGCGTGCAGGCCGGCGACGTGCTGATCGCCGACATGACCGACCCCGATTGGGAGCCGGTGATGAAACGCGCATCGGCGATCGTCACCAACCGTGGCGGCCGTACCTGCCATGCGGCGATCATCGCGCGTGAACTCGGCGTGCCGGCCGTGGTCGGTTCGGGTAACGCCACTGATGTGCTCAGCGACGGCCAGGAAGTGACGGTGAGCTGTGCCGAAGGCGATACCGGCTTCATCTACGACGGTCTGCTGCCGTTCGAGCGCATCACCACCGATCTGGGCAACATGCCGCCTGCGCCGCTCAAGATCATGATGAATGTGGCCAACCCGGAGCGCGCATTCGACTTCGGTCAGCTGCCCAACGCTGGTATTGGTCTGGCGCGCCTGGAAATGATCATTGCCGCGCATATCGGCATCCATCCCAATGCGCTGCTGGAATACGACAAGCAGGACGCCGACGTGCGCAAGAAGATCGACACCAAGATTGCCGGTTATGGCGATCCGGTGAGCTTCTACGTCAACCGTCTGGCCGAAGGCATCGCCACGCTGACCGCATCGGTGGCGCCGAACACGGTGATCGTGCGCTTGTCGGACTTCAAGTCGAACGAGTACGCCAACCTGATCGGCGGCTCGCGTTACGAACCGCATGAAGAGAACCCGATGATCGGCTTCCGTGGCGCCAGCCGTTATGTCGATCCTTCTTTTACCAAGGCGTTTTCGCTGGAATGCAAGGCGGTGTTGAAGGTGCGCAACGAAATGGGCCTGGATAACCTCTGGGTCATGATTCCGTTCGTGCGGACGCTGGAAGAAGGCCGCAAGGTGATCGAGGTGCTGGAGCAGAACGGGCTCAAGCGAGGCGAGAACGGCCTCAAGATCATCATGATGTGCGAGCTGCCGTCCAACGCGTTGCTTGCAGACGAGTTCCTGGAAATCTTCGATGGTTTTTCGATCGGTTCCAACGATCTGACCCAGCTGACGCTGGGCCTGGATCGCGATTCGTCGATCGTGGCGCATCTGTTCGACGAGCGGAATCCGGCGGTTAAAAAACTGCTGTCGATGGCGATCAAGTCGGCGCGTGCCAAGGGCAAGTACGTCGGCATCTGCGGCCAGGGGCCGTCGGATCATCCGGAACTGGCCGAATGGCTCATGCAGGAAGGCATCGAATCGGTATCGTTGAATCCTGACACGGTGGTCGACACCTGGTTGCGTCTGGCCAAGCTCAAGAGCGAGAGCTGA
- a CDS encoding mechanosensitive ion channel family protein, with amino-acid sequence MMGAMLATTARAVVAKPAVAKAAEPAFNWANIPWALYALNWGLALLIVVAGMWLAKQLSQWLHRALTRARIEITLTNFLRNVLYALLLVLVFVSALSQIGVPPTSLIAVLGAAGLAVGLALKDSLSNIAAGVMLIVLRPMRDGDHVVIAGQEGIVDEIRIFQTRLRSFDERMITLPNSTITTTPIVNYSTLPNRRLEVAVGVGYEDDLKKAQQLLLQIAKENPNVLDSPAPFVQVTNLGESTVDMMLFAYATNGNFGAAKSTTLEQIRNQLLENGLNIPYPQRDLHVYHHDADGKPMSELLLRGITDDGDLTKGPSLAR; translated from the coding sequence ATGATGGGTGCAATGTTGGCGACGACTGCCAGAGCAGTCGTTGCGAAGCCGGCGGTGGCCAAGGCCGCAGAGCCGGCGTTCAACTGGGCGAACATCCCGTGGGCCCTGTATGCGCTCAATTGGGGGCTCGCGCTGCTGATCGTGGTGGCGGGCATGTGGCTTGCCAAGCAACTGAGCCAGTGGTTGCACCGTGCCCTGACCCGCGCCCGCATCGAGATAACGCTGACCAACTTCCTGCGCAACGTGCTGTACGCGTTGTTGCTGGTGTTGGTGTTCGTGAGCGCGTTGAGCCAGATCGGCGTACCGCCGACCTCGCTGATCGCCGTACTCGGTGCGGCAGGCCTGGCCGTTGGTCTGGCGTTGAAGGATTCGCTATCCAACATTGCCGCAGGCGTGATGCTGATCGTGCTGCGGCCGATGCGCGATGGCGACCATGTCGTGATTGCCGGCCAGGAAGGCATCGTGGACGAGATACGGATTTTCCAGACCCGGCTTCGCTCGTTCGACGAACGCATGATCACACTGCCCAACAGCACGATCACCACCACCCCGATCGTCAATTACAGCACCCTGCCCAACCGGCGTCTGGAAGTGGCCGTGGGCGTGGGCTATGAAGACGATCTGAAAAAAGCCCAGCAGTTGTTGTTGCAGATCGCCAAAGAGAATCCGAACGTTCTGGATTCGCCGGCACCGTTCGTGCAGGTCACCAACCTGGGCGAAAGCACGGTGGATATGATGTTGTTTGCGTATGCGACCAACGGCAATTTCGGCGCGGCCAAGAGCACTACGCTGGAACAGATCCGCAATCAGCTGCTGGAGAACGGGCTCAATATTCCGTATCCGCAGCGCGATCTGCATGTGTATCACCACGATGCCGACGGCAAGCCGATGTCGGAGCTGTTGTTGAGAGGCATCACAGACGATGGGGATTTGACCAAAGGACCGTCGCTGGCGCGTTGA
- the orn gene encoding oligoribonuclease produces the protein MADTFAGNDRLIWIDLEMTGLDTDRDSIIEIATIVTDAQLNVLAEGPELAIAHPLATLEAMDEWNRNQHRRSGLWQRVLDSRVTHAQAEAQTVTFLGEWIRAGASPMCGNSICQDRRFLHRQMSRLERYFHYRNLDVSTLKELARRWAPTVANGFAKSSAHTALSDVRDSIDELRHYRQFMGALGGDTQADVHS, from the coding sequence ATGGCAGACACCTTTGCAGGCAACGACCGACTGATTTGGATCGATCTGGAAATGACAGGTCTGGATACCGATCGCGATTCCATCATCGAGATCGCCACCATCGTGACCGATGCGCAGTTGAACGTGCTTGCCGAGGGACCGGAACTGGCCATCGCCCACCCGCTGGCAACGCTGGAAGCGATGGACGAATGGAACCGCAATCAGCATCGCCGTTCGGGTCTGTGGCAGCGCGTGCTCGACAGTCGGGTCACCCACGCTCAAGCTGAGGCGCAGACAGTCACGTTCCTGGGCGAGTGGATCCGCGCCGGCGCCTCGCCAATGTGCGGCAACTCGATCTGCCAGGATCGCCGCTTTCTACACCGCCAGATGTCGCGCCTGGAGCGCTACTTCCACTACCGCAACCTGGACGTGTCCACCCTCAAGGAATTGGCGCGACGCTGGGCGCCGACGGTGGCCAACGGTTTTGCCAAGAGTTCGGCACACACTGCGCTGAGCGATGTGCGCGATTCGATCGACGAGCTGCGCCACTACCGGCAGTTCATGGGTGCGCTGGGTGGCGATACGCAGGCTGACGTGCACAGCTGA
- the tadA gene encoding tRNA adenosine(34) deaminase TadA: MSKQLEAPADVARSLTDRRWMQHALQLAERAERDYDEIPVGALLIDADSTVLGEGWNFNIASHDPSAHAEIMAMREGGRRLANHRLIDCTLYVTLEPCAMCAMAMIHARIARVVFAASDPKTGACGSVFDLLADPRHNHRVQVSGGVLAAEASLRLTNYFRAKRGKPPLAP, encoded by the coding sequence GTGAGCAAGCAGCTGGAAGCCCCGGCCGACGTTGCGCGGTCGCTGACCGACCGGCGATGGATGCAGCACGCCCTGCAACTGGCCGAACGTGCCGAGCGCGACTATGACGAGATCCCGGTCGGTGCATTGCTGATCGATGCCGATAGCACCGTGCTGGGCGAGGGCTGGAACTTCAACATCGCCAGCCACGATCCCAGCGCACATGCCGAGATCATGGCCATGCGCGAAGGCGGCCGCCGCCTGGCCAACCATCGGCTGATCGACTGCACGCTGTATGTCACCCTGGAGCCGTGCGCGATGTGCGCCATGGCGATGATCCATGCACGCATCGCGCGGGTGGTATTCGCTGCCAGCGACCCCAAGACCGGCGCCTGCGGCAGTGTCTTCGATCTGTTGGCCGACCCGCGCCACAACCATCGCGTGCAGGTCAGCGGCGGCGTACTGGCCGCCGAGGCCAGCCTGCGGCTGACCAATTACTTCAGGGCCAAACGTGGCAAGCCGCCACTCGCACCCTGA
- the mntR gene encoding manganese-binding transcriptional regulator MntR has product MGKSEKLEAAAPVLIDAQAHMESFRQVREARRAELVEDYVELISDLLADGGEARQVDIAARLGVAQPTVAKMLKRLVRDGWVVQRPYRGVFLTPAGESLAASSRQRHQIVERFLLALGIDEATARRDAEGIEHHVSEATVAAFAAFLGRQGGSAA; this is encoded by the coding sequence GTGGGCAAGAGCGAAAAGCTGGAGGCGGCCGCGCCGGTCCTGATCGATGCGCAGGCGCATATGGAGAGCTTCCGTCAGGTGCGCGAAGCGCGCCGCGCCGAGCTGGTTGAGGACTATGTGGAGCTGATCTCCGATCTGCTGGCCGACGGCGGCGAGGCGCGCCAGGTCGATATCGCCGCGCGTCTGGGCGTGGCCCAGCCCACCGTGGCCAAGATGCTCAAGCGGCTGGTACGCGATGGCTGGGTGGTTCAGCGCCCGTACCGCGGCGTGTTCCTGACCCCGGCCGGCGAGTCACTGGCCGCGTCCAGCCGCCAACGCCATCAGATCGTCGAACGCTTTCTGCTCGCCCTGGGCATCGACGAGGCCACCGCGCGCCGCGATGCCGAGGGCATCGAACATCACGTCAGTGAAGCGACCGTCGCCGCGTTTGCCGCCTTCCTTGGTCGCCAGGGCGGCAGCGCCGCGTGA
- a CDS encoding Nramp family divalent metal transporter, with product MSAETIASARSPASTNGGLGDHHASVAVPKSGHWWFKLLAFLGPGYMVSVGYMDPGNWATDLAGGSQFGYLLLSVILLSNGMAIVLQGLSARLGVATGMDLAQACRARYPRSVNLALWGVCELAIIACDLAEVIGTAIALKLLFGIPLTMGAIITAVDVVLVLLLLNRGFRALEAFVMALLLIIFVCFGIQIALAAPPIAAVLGGFIPRAQVVTDPQALYLAIGIIGATVMPHNLYLHSSIVQTRAYPRTDVGRKSALRWAVADSTVALMFALFINASILILAAAAFHAQGRTDVQEIEQAHALLAPMLGAGLASTLFAVALLASGVNSTVTATLAGQIVMEGFLQLRLPPWVRRLLTRGIAIVPVVIVTWLYGEAGTARLLVLSQVVLSMQLPFAVIPLLRFVSDRQLMGALVAPAWLLRLAWVIAAVIVGLNVKLLWGTALQ from the coding sequence ATGTCCGCCGAAACCATTGCTTCCGCGCGTTCGCCAGCCTCCACCAACGGTGGCCTGGGCGATCACCACGCCAGCGTCGCCGTGCCCAAGAGCGGCCATTGGTGGTTCAAATTGCTGGCGTTCCTGGGGCCGGGCTACATGGTGTCGGTCGGTTACATGGATCCGGGCAACTGGGCCACCGATCTGGCCGGCGGCTCGCAGTTCGGATATCTGCTGCTGTCGGTGATTTTGCTGTCCAACGGGATGGCGATCGTCCTTCAGGGCTTGTCGGCGCGGCTGGGCGTCGCCACCGGTATGGATCTGGCGCAGGCCTGCCGCGCACGCTATCCACGCAGCGTGAATCTGGCGCTGTGGGGAGTGTGCGAGCTGGCCATCATCGCCTGCGACCTGGCCGAAGTGATCGGCACCGCGATTGCGCTGAAGCTGTTGTTCGGCATCCCGCTGACCATGGGCGCGATCATCACCGCAGTGGATGTGGTGCTTGTACTGCTGCTGCTGAATCGCGGCTTCCGTGCGCTGGAAGCTTTCGTGATGGCCCTGCTGCTGATCATCTTCGTGTGCTTCGGCATCCAGATCGCGCTGGCCGCACCGCCAATTGCGGCGGTGTTGGGGGGCTTCATTCCACGTGCGCAAGTGGTCACCGACCCGCAGGCGCTATATCTGGCGATCGGCATCATCGGTGCGACGGTGATGCCGCATAACCTGTACCTGCATTCGTCCATCGTGCAGACGCGTGCGTATCCGCGTACCGATGTCGGCCGCAAGTCGGCGCTGCGCTGGGCCGTCGCCGACAGCACCGTGGCGTTGATGTTTGCGTTGTTCATCAACGCATCGATCCTAATCCTGGCGGCGGCGGCATTCCATGCGCAGGGCCGTACCGATGTGCAGGAGATCGAGCAGGCGCATGCGTTGCTGGCGCCGATGCTGGGCGCTGGCCTGGCCTCGACCCTGTTTGCGGTCGCCCTGCTCGCCTCCGGTGTCAATTCCACCGTGACAGCCACGCTGGCCGGGCAGATCGTGATGGAAGGCTTTCTGCAACTGCGGTTGCCACCGTGGGTGCGCCGCTTGCTGACACGCGGCATCGCCATCGTGCCGGTGGTGATCGTGACCTGGCTGTATGGCGAGGCCGGCACTGCACGGCTGTTGGTGCTTAGCCAGGTGGTGCTGTCGATGCAGTTGCCGTTTGCGGTAATTCCGCTGTTGCGTTTCGTGTCCGATCGTCAGTTGATGGGCGCGTTGGTGGCACCGGCGTGGCTGTTGCGCCTCGCCTGGGTGATCGCGGCAGTGATCGTCGGTTTGAATGTGAAGCTGCTGTGGGGTACCGCGCTGCAGTGA